TCagtgaaggcacttacttgcaaagcctgacaaccaagGTTTAAATCCTTAAGCcagaagatgcacaaagtggtacatgtgtctgataTTCACTTACACTGGGACAAgaggcccatactctctctgcttgtaaataagggGGTCATGtgtcttaagagaaaaaaattagggctggagagatggcttagccgttaagcgcttgcctgtgaagcctaaggaccccggtttgaggctcggttccccaggtcccacgttagccagatgcacaagggggcgcacgtgtctggagttcctttgcagaggctggaagccctggcgtgcccattctctctttccctctatctgtctttctctctgtgtctgtcgctctcaaataaataaataaataaaaattaaaaaaaaaaattaaacatgcaaTTCTACTTGGAGTCAAAACAACACAAAGTTCAGGTAtaactaaaaatttattttccaatGGGCAATTTTTCTAATGCTTCAATATTTCTGCTCAAACAAATATAACATTTTAGAACTGGATCACTTGgccctttctcttcttgtctcctCCCAGTTCAAAATGCTTGCATCTCTTAATGGCCAGCATCCTCTTGGATCTGCAGTTGGGCTCAACACACTCAAGCCTTAGCACAATCTTCTTGGTGGTTTTGGCCTTCTTTCGGAAAATTGGTTTTGTCTGCCCACCATAGCCACTCTGCTTCCGATCATAGCGCCGCTTTCCTTGAGCATATAGGGAATCCTTGCCCTTCTTGTACTGGGTCACTTTGTGGGGCTGATGCTTGCCACACTTCTTACAGAAAGTCCGACGAGTTTTAGGTACGTTGACCATCTTTGTGGTATAGAGGCACCCACACAACGAAAActgaaaaaatgtttaaagtaacATATATTAAAGGTTTTGAAATGTCAAAGTGATAAATCAGGTATGTCATATaggaaaacagcaacaataaagtaTAAACCGACCAAGTATTCATTTTCTACATGGAATTGTGCCTCTTTGGAATGCTTCAGTTACTGGACAGGGTTGGGGGATGCACCTCAGTAGAAGAGTGTTTTCTTAACATGCtaatgaagccctgggttcaagccaggtgtggtggtgtacgccttaaatcccagcagaggtaggagaatgcccatgagttccaggccaccctgagctagaagacccaatctcagaaaaccaaactaaAAATCAAAAACCTTGGGTTCAGCTGGGCACGATGGCCTTTAATTCCATTCCAGCGTTCCTCTGCAGGTTGAGGTGGGATGGTGAGGTAGAATgagcgctgtgagttctaggccagcctgggccacatggtgagttccatccaggtcagcctgaactagagtgagaccctgcctcaaaaaacacaatagcggtctggagagatggcttagcggttaagtgcttgcctgtgaaacgattccccagggcccacgttagccagatgcacaagggggagcatgcgtctggaggcccttgcgcgctcattctctatctgcctctttctctccaaaaaaaaaaaaaaaaaaaagctaaccgggtgtggtggcgcacttctttaatccagcattcgggaagaagagataggaggattgctgtgagttcgaggccactctgagaatagagtgaattccaggtcagcctgggttagagtgagaccctaccttgaaaaacaaacaaaaaaaagctgggcatggggatgtatgcctttaattccagcacttaggagacaggaGGACGACggctgtgagctcaaggacaccccgagactacagagtgaattccagatcagcctgagccagagaccctacctggggggggggggggggaaagacgcGTTACGGGCACCTGGAGAGGCCAGTGCAGCCAGTCGCCGGTAGCCCCGATTAGCGCTTATTTTCTGTGGCTATTCTGGAAAACAGAACGTGGCGTTTGTGCGATTCTGTTCCGCAGAAAGCGGGCAGAGTTCCCAAGTTCCCCACGCCAGCTTCTGCCGGCCAAGGTCCGGCTCTGCCGTGGCGGCCCCAAAGGCTGACGTGTCGTTACCGCCGCGTGCACCGCGGCCCTGAGCCGCCATGCCGGAGCCGCGCCATCGCTGAGGGAGGACGCCAGCTCTCGGCCTCCACCAGGCCAGCGGCCCTCGCCTTCCCCTCCAACGAGAGAAGGCTCACCCGTCATCCGTCCCGGGCCCACACATTGCCACCTTGCCGTCCACTTACCAGGAGACCTGGAATCCAAGCTCGTCGATACACGCCGCTCGCGCCTCACAGGAAAAGGGCGACTGGAGCGGAAGCCGGAATGAACCTGAGCGACAGCATCTCGAACCAATAGGCGGCGGGCTCTGACGGCGCTCCGCCTCCGGACACTCCTGGAAACACCAATCAGCGGTCTGAGGGGCGGGCCCGAGGGGTGTGGGCCGGAGGGCCGCGGCGCTTGGCTGGGCGAGTCGACAGATTGTCAGGACCGTCGCCGCGGGCGTGGGGCGAGGCTGCGTCGCTCGGTGTCGTGGTCGGCGGTCCGCGCAAGGATGAGAGCGCAGAGGACGCAGGGCCGCTGGAGGCGCAGGTAACAGAAAGCTGGGGTGCGGAGGCCGCGGCTGGGCTTCTCCCCCGGACCCGTGGTGCTGAATGGAGAGGACCGAAGCGACGCCGAGCCGCGGCTCCTAGCGGAGGGGCCGCTGCTCGAGCTGCAAGCTGCCCAGGCGAGGATGCGCGGAGCCCGGGCGACGCGGGGCACTTGAGAGCTGAGCGCATCGGGCCCCAGGACCCCCGGGGGTCCGGGATGAGTTAGCTAGGGCTGCAGGCCAAGGCGACGGCCGCCGCCCGCCCACCCGCCCGCCCCTTCCGTGCAGAGGCCGCCAGCTCCTTTCCTGAGCCGCCCGAGCTCCCGGCCCCGGAGACCATGAGGTTCCGCATCTACAAACGAAAGGTGCTAATCCTGACGCTCGTCGTGGCAGCCTGCGGCTTCGTCCTCTGGAGCAGCAATGGGCGACAAAGGAAGAACGAGGCCCTCGCCCCGCCGCTGCTGGACGCCGAGCCCGCGCGGGCTGCGGGCCATCCCGCCGCGTCGGTGGGCATCCGCAGGCTCTCCAACGAATCGGCGGCTCCTCTGGTCCCCGCGGCCCCGCAACCTCAGGCGGACAACCTGACGCTGCGGTACCGCTCTCTGGTGTACCAGCTGAACTTTGATCAGACGCTAAGGAATGTAGACGGCACCTGGGCCCCCCGGGATCTGGTGCTGGTGGTCCAGGTGCACAACCGTCCCGAATACCTCAGACTACTGCTGAACTCGCTTCGTAAAGCCCAGGGCATTAACGAAGTCCTCGTCATCTTTAGCCATGACTTCTGGTCGATAGAGATCAATCAGCTGGTCGCTGGGGTGGATTTCTGTCCGGTTCTGCAGGTGTTCTTTCCGTTCAGTATTCAGTTGTACCCCAGCGAGTTCCCTGGTAATGACCCTAGAGACTGCCCCAGAGACCTGAAGAAGAATGCAGCCTTGAAACTGGGGTGCATCAATGCCGAGTATCCTGATTCCTTCGGCCATTACAGAGAGGCCAAATTCTCCCAAACCAAACATCACTGGTGGTGGAAGCTGCATTTTGTGTGGGAGAGAGTAAAAGTTCTTCAAGATTATACTGGCCTTATACTTTTTCTGGAAGAGGATCATTACTTAGCCCCAGACTTCTACCATGTCTTCAAAAAGATGTGGAAATTGAAGCAACAGGAGTGTCCTGGATGTGATGTTCTCTCACTAGGGACCTACACTGCCAGTCGAAGTTTCTATGGCATTGCTGACAAGGTAGATGTGAAAACTTGGAAATCCACAGAGCACAATATGGGTTTAGCCTTGACTCGAGATACCTATCAGAAACTAATAGAGTGCACAGACACTTTCTGTACGTATGATGATTATAACTGGGACTGGACTCTTCAATATTTGACTGTATCTTGTCTTCCTAAATTCTGGAAAGTGCTGGTTCCTCAGGCTCCTAGGATTTTTCATGCTGGAGACTGTGGTATGCATCACAAGAAAACATGTAGGCCATCTACTCAGAGTGCCCAAATTGAGTCACTCTTAAATAATAACAAACAGTACATGTTTCCAGAAACTCTATTTATCAGTGAGAAGTTTATTGTGGCAGCCATTTCCCCGCCTAGGAAAAATGGAGGGTGGGGAGATATTAGGGACCATGAACTCTGTAAAAGCTATAGAAGACTGCAGTGAAAAAAACAAATCCCAATTATAAAAGCGAACGTGACAGTCTTCTATTTTTGATATTTCCTCAACAGGATATACAATTGAATAAAGAGTATAGGAACTGGTTTCTGctttaatacaattttttttcctcttgtaaAAGGTGTCCAAATATATAGTAATCTTTTTCAGGTATGACTAATAagattgaaatttaaattttcattttgggaGTTAGGTTTTAAAGCTCAGTCTGTATCTGCTAAAGATTATAATTAATTGATACCAAAAAaggagaaattttatttaaattgcaTCTCTCAATCTTTTTATCTGAAACTTTGTACACTTTTCCACTTTCAAAACTTATTTTGAGCACagcaaaatttatttgaaattatcATAGCAGTAAAAAAGTATTACAATGAAATCATTAGAGTATTAATGAAAGAAGCCCACTTTCAGTCTTAACACAGTTGTTAGGAAGGGATTGTTTCACTGGTTTAATAATTCAAAAGTTATGTTTGTTAAATACCCTGTCAAAACAGTCATTTTCAGTATTTCAGATTCCTGTACTATTGTGTTAAGATTTGCCTGTGCTTTGGAACCTTCATATAACAAACTATTTGGGAATGTATTTgataagaaaatttaaacattGTTTCACCTCAATGTAGAAATAcagtggttttgatttttttccttttagtgcTGCCAAAATAAATTACTCATTTTTGCATAAACAAGGTTCCTAATTATTTTGCAGAAATGTTTTGTTTACACCAATAAAGGCAGTCTAGAAGCTTTAAACATTAGTATTGCATTTTAATATATGCTATATGTACATTGTGTAATGAGCTTAAAATATAATTCTGCTCATGACATGCATTCCCTTTGGAAATAACCATTTGGTTTTCAAATTAGCCAAGCATAGATAATGAACAATAGAAAAGCTGCTGGGTAAGGGAAATACAGCCTAACTTGAAGGCCAGAAATGACACAAAGTTCAATCATGCCAAAGTACAGCAGTACTAGGCCCAGATTTAACTGAAGTACTTTTCAAAAGGACAAGTACACCAAATAATaggaataaaattttatatataggaTTTTCACACATTGCTAaagggatagctcagcagttaaaggcacttgcttgcaaaccctgacagtcCAGGCTTGATCACCCAGTggccatgcatctagagttcctttacaggGACAAGAGCCCCCAGTGTACCCATTCCTCCCCActtgcaaattaatttttttcttggtttattttattcatttatttgagagtgacagacagataaagaaagaggcagatggagagagaatgggcacgccagtgcctccagccactacaaactaactccatagatgtgtgcccccttgtgcatctggctaatgtgggtcctagagaactgagcctcgaactggggtccttaggcttcacaggcaagcgcttaaccactaagccatctctccagcctgcaaattaaaaaaaaaaatatttcagccaaaaattaagccgggtgtggtggtgcacgccattaatcccagtacttgggaggcagaggtaggattgttgtgagtttgaggccgtcctgagactccatagtgaattccaggtcaccctgggctagagtgagactctacctcgaaaaaccaaaaaaaaaaaaaaaaaaaattagaataattGCTGAATAAAGAGGActattatttattcctttgaacCTAAGAAAACAGTCACAAAAGTAGCCAATACCATCACTGTTATACCCAATGTAGTTAAAATATACATGTGCTCTTCAAAGGTAAATCAAATCAT
The nucleotide sequence above comes from Jaculus jaculus isolate mJacJac1 chromosome 7, mJacJac1.mat.Y.cur, whole genome shotgun sequence. Encoded proteins:
- the Rpl36al gene encoding 60S ribosomal protein L36a-like, with translation MVNVPKTRRTFCKKCGKHQPHKVTQYKKGKDSLYAQGKRRYDRKQSGYGGQTKPIFRKKAKTTKKIVLRLECVEPNCRSKRMLAIKRCKHFELGGDKKRKGQVIQF
- the Mgat2 gene encoding alpha-1,6-mannosyl-glycoprotein 2-beta-N-acetylglucosaminyltransferase, which codes for MRFRIYKRKVLILTLVVAACGFVLWSSNGRQRKNEALAPPLLDAEPARAAGHPAASVGIRRLSNESAAPLVPAAPQPQADNLTLRYRSLVYQLNFDQTLRNVDGTWAPRDLVLVVQVHNRPEYLRLLLNSLRKAQGINEVLVIFSHDFWSIEINQLVAGVDFCPVLQVFFPFSIQLYPSEFPGNDPRDCPRDLKKNAALKLGCINAEYPDSFGHYREAKFSQTKHHWWWKLHFVWERVKVLQDYTGLILFLEEDHYLAPDFYHVFKKMWKLKQQECPGCDVLSLGTYTASRSFYGIADKVDVKTWKSTEHNMGLALTRDTYQKLIECTDTFCTYDDYNWDWTLQYLTVSCLPKFWKVLVPQAPRIFHAGDCGMHHKKTCRPSTQSAQIESLLNNNKQYMFPETLFISEKFIVAAISPPRKNGGWGDIRDHELCKSYRRLQ